The following nucleotide sequence is from Solea senegalensis isolate Sse05_10M linkage group LG19, IFAPA_SoseM_1, whole genome shotgun sequence.
GTCCCAGATGTGACTCCAGGCTCCAGGTTTGGACACCGATCAAAAAACTGCGATATTCCCCTTGTCTAAACTGCTGCTCGTCAGATCTCAGCGCTCCGCGTGTCACCGTGCGCCGTCATTTTTTTGAACCCACCAGATTCACACGGCACATGTGGGTCTTCTTTTTCTGCACCGCAGATGACacaaaaagatattttttggattttggtGGTAAACAGACGAATAATGAAAAGACCATCAGCAGCGTTTGTGACCCGCGGCCTCAACGAGCCCGAGTCTGATCCAAAAAGGCTGGTTCCAATTTCTGAAGCCTCAGAAATTGGAAAATGACGATTCCCATTACTTCCTCAGTGCGTCCTTCCTCCAGCTTCAAACTGGCCCCTCGGCTCCACCTAAAAAACTCATGTGGATCACATGAACATGTCTTTTGAGTTTTTGGTTATAATTGTCACTTTGACTCGAGGGGCAGAAGAAGGAGTTACGTAAGAAACGTTTTATGCAGCTTTGAGAGTTACGTACTACGTAACCCCGAGCAATCACTTCCACTTAGAACTCAGTgaggagcagagaaaacaacattcTTTCAACTATTTTTAACTCTAACGCAATGATGATATTTTGTCATGTGGCTTTCTAGTTAGTGCCACTAGAATATTGattcattaaatatattttattttttagattcTAAGACATAAACAAAAGGAACTTTATATCTGTACTCTACTCTCATTTTGcttttagaaaatgtgtttttaaaaaacatggacaaattttaaaaatacagagaaagcagaggaaCTAATGCTACACAAAAACTTCACAACATACTTCATGTTGTAATGTCACTAAAACATGTTACCGACAATACACAATAATTAGGTTACTAAAAATGTTActaacattacaaaacaatTATGGTTACTAAATATgttgttcacaaaaaaaaattactaaATCAAATAAAGCtttgtaattttacaaaaacatgtttgtgacattacaaaaaaattacTTGGTAACAAAAAGTGTTACAAAATGATGGAATTTCACTTAAATATGTTACCTACATTACAAAAGAATTAAAATAGGTTACTAAAAGTAAAATTAGAAGAAGGAAAATTAATTTTGTTACCTAAAAGTGTTGCAAAATGTAGCAATGTTATAtaaacatgttactaatgtaacaaaaaaagacttatGTCAGATAAAAGTTGTAAgattacaaaaaacatgttactcacaaaacaaaaagtaatgTTACATGATATGACATAATGTTGAAAAgcgatcaataaagtctaaatgaatctaatctaatctgaaataatgaatacaaataatgaaTTTAGGTTACCAAAAATGTTACCAACCTCAgaatttttctttaaaaaatgttttaaagccacacaaaaatgtgaaaattacATTACCAAGAAATGTTGGTAAATTTACATGAATGTCGTTTTTTTCTTAGTGATTTAATTTGTATTGCCATACGTAATTACAGGACGTCAcaaaaaagggagaaagaaaCCTCATGTTGTAGATGTTTCAGGTCAAGAAATAAAAATTGTGTGGAGAAAAACGGAATGAGAGGAATTGGGGTTTTACCAACACAGGAAattagcttttttcttttttgtcaaaataatcgTTGGTAAAATAAAAGGTCCTTTTTCCAGCACTGCAAGACTTTATGATGTGATGTTGTAAAACTGCCAGGGAAGAAAAATATGGGATGGAGTAATAATGGCGGTGGTTAATGTAACACATACGTTAGGCCTTTTATCACTTTCACCTCCTGTGTAGAAACTCTGAAACCCCTGCTGTTTTTAGTTTCGCTGACGGAGCAAATGCCACACACAGAAGAACCACCTTCAACATCGCGATCAACGTGTCAGGTACGGCACATAATATAACACAcatataacatttaataattatttagcCTTGAAGGAAACGGTGCTCAGCCCAACATTAATGCttcatacattttctttttatcgtATATGAGAGGTTTTCTGGATCCAGTTACAGTTTTTCACCTCTGCACCTGATCCATCACGGCATGAAGCGGGGGGTGTGtatgtcagggttttttttttggttgtgggCAGTTTCAGCCATTGTTTTACCACAGTTTCCTCCGATTCTGACGTCAGAGACGTGTAAGAGAGATACTCCAGGTGTGGTTGTACGAGGTTCTGACTCACACATGTCTCCCCCCTTCACCtagaaacccacacacataaatcatGGCTGCCAACAGCTAAAACAGCTATTTAGACACTTAACAAAGGGCTCATATACGAGTATgatatcttaaaaaaatatgtttaccACTTCACCTACAGTCGGAAACTTTGTGACCGCTCcgcacaccaaagcccattgaaAAAATCTGCGATTttacaacacagcacacaggtgctgttgatccactgctcctCCATCAATATGCGTTCAAATGTCATTGTGtattcagtgtttaaaatcctttgtttaggTTTAAGTCAACGGCACAAACTAacgaaacaaggcagcagtcgACTGGCAGCCACACTGAGCccctgcgagctaaaaacacagatttttgcCCTGTGCTAGAAAAAAGTTAATGTTCCTACCATCTGCCTTTGCCTGAGAAATCTAACATCAAGTCTGGCTTTAGAAAGACTAACTCAGGAAAACAAATCCTGTGAATTTAAAGACATTTGGGAAAGATTCTTAGATTTTGTTAAACATGGTGATATTGAAGATGGTCTGtaaaaaatgtgtctgtttaatgtgaacattttaattaaaaaaacatttttttcaatggagtttggtgtgggggagtaaGGGGagtcacaaacttcagtttccactaAGAAAAGGATGTTCAACGAAAAGATAATGCAGTTTaagattagagctgcaactattttGTTATCTGTTGATTAATGAATCAGTTGTTTGgaccataaaatgttgaattttttttgttacatggatCAAATAatccagacaatattcacatttaagaagctgaaactttACTAATGAGTTAATACATGAATCCAACTAAAGATATTGTACACTTAAGTTGGAGTAGAGTGTGTTGgttacacaggagctgctggtctactgctgcctcctgtggtcagtttgtgtcactgacttaaatctgaatgaaggatttcaaacaccaaagtgacaaaataacacatttgaacttagtgatgaaggcagcagtggatagCAACCCCTGTGTATatattgctgattttctctatgcactttggtgtgggggagtgagtggtttacaaacttcagtttcatgtTGTAAAattctgtctaacagtgagataaagacgtgaacatgttcttaagatgtgGTAAACTTGACTTTTACAACaagaaacagaagtttgtaaaccactcactctcccacacaaaaaaaagaaaactgatgatttaagctcacagggacacaggagctgctggtctactgctgcctcgtgtggtcactttgtgtcactgaggtgaatcagaacaaaggatttcaaacaccgaagtcacagaataacatatttgaacttaatgatggaggcagcagtggatggacAACTCCTGGTAAAATATTActattttctcaatggactttggtgtgggagagctaGTTGTTTACAAGTGACACATTCTCAAAATGTCTCGTTTTGCCCACAAACTAAAAcgattccgttttaatgatttcttgttatacggagcaaagaaaccagcaaatattcacatttaagaagcttctTTTAATAATGAAGAACCCTCAAAGAACATATTTTTAAGACTTCAGCTGGTGCGGATCTGCAATATTATGCCATTTATACTTCTCTTCAAAGCCCTGTTATCTCACTACGGCCACAAAACCTACCTGACCGTTACAATCTGTCCACCGTCCAGGGTGATGTCGTTCATCTGGGCGATGAAGATGGCCGCCACGGCCTCATACAGCGCGGTGCCGTCCATGTTGATGGTGGCACCGATGGGCAGGACGAAGCGAGTCACGCGCTTGTCGATCTTCAGGTTCTCCTCCAGGCAGCGGAAGGTGACAGGCAACGTACCGGCGCTGAGGAGACAAAGAGGACAGGTTGCAGATGTACAGGAAGCAGCAGCGAAGACTCTGCTGAAGGACATAAAATAGGTGGACAGGTggtgaaagacagaaaagacacaGTGATGTTGAGGGAAATATGAGTCGCTCCTCCTAACAGCTGGTGCACAGGCCACTGTTGCAATACTCCACCATGAGCGCAGGGCCGTAATATAATTAGAGAAAACATTGATAGGATTTACCCACATTCACTGCAGCCTCAGTAACGTGccagagtgacagacagacagacagacagacagacagggagagttCCAGGCCGAGCTGAGCGAGGCGAAGCGTGATAGAGTGGGGCCAGTTTGGCTGGTAATAACTAATCCTGAGGCTCAGACGCGTCATACAACACAAGACACGTGCATCTGACacagacctgtctgtctgtgctcagcACACATTTGGCTCTGCTGTCCTGATatgtcatagaatagaatagaatagaatagaatagaatagaactttaTTGTCCACCAAGGTGGACATTTGCCTTTCTCTCACCAGcataataaacattaaatggAGAACATAGTTAAAATCAGGGTTCAAATTATAATCTGACCTCAAATAATTTACGTCAAACTAAGATAAATcgatccatccattttctacctgAGGGCTGTGGTGGTGcacagctgacatagagcgacagacagggtcacaccctggacagatcgccagtccatcacagggccacacatagagacaaacaaccgttcattcacacactcacacacctaatcctaatccccaaaactgcatgtttttggactgtgggaggaagctggaagAACCCGGGGAAACCCAGACTTTGAATACAAAAAGATTTGCCTGTGTGCTTTAGGTTTGGCCCTACAAACTCACCGCTGTGTTGTCACAACAGAacatcactttctctctctttctctctctttctctctccccctctcgtctcctctgtgactTGCAGCGATATTTGAGCTTGGCTGAGATGCATTCACTGACGCTCGTCAAGATCCGCTCGCGCACAGCAtccacgcacacatacacacatttcccCCGTCGCTAATATTTTTAGggacaatctggctttgtgaccgTTCATACACCCTTGGTTTTTGGTTATATCTCTAATAACATTGGCTCCACGTGCAACTCGAAACACAGGTTAAGATACAGTAAGAGGTGAGTcacaagaaagaagaaatagaaataagagAGACTTTGTAATAGACTGACACAACAAAAACTTCTCTTTGCTACAGCTGTGGATTAAAATCCCCGTGGTCACTTTGGAGTTAAGAGTTAAGAATGCATTTTGCACttggaatacattttttttttttgtatacatttttgGTTGCTGGGGTAACTCTGTGGCGCCTCAAGCTCAGAGGCTCAAACTGACAGAACAGAACAGGGGATGGGAGTTATATCTGCCAGGATACTCTCCGCTTCTTTCAGTGGGGAGTCGAGGCAAAGGTTTACTGGGATTTACCAATgacttgtttgtattttttgcagCTGAGAAGGCCCGACCAGGCAGGAAACATGGAAAGTAAGAGACGACTTTCGACAAAGGGTTTTGTACACCACTTCCAGGATGGATGTCTGGAGTGGTTGTGTAAATACAGATCCTGCCTTCGGCCTCTGTCACACCACGCCAATCAATCATAGTAGCTCCAACAGCTGCTGGACGAGTAGTAAAAAGAAGCATGTGACACACATGTGTTAACACATgccaaacacacgcacacacacttcctgcagGCTGTCATACCTGCTGGCCGTGCCCAGCGCCGTGATCCAGGCCTGGAAGATTCCAGAGTAGAATGTGAAGGGGCTTTTCCTGGTGATGCCGAAGAAAATGGCGGGGAGGATCAAACCGCCGTGGATGGCCAGGCCCACGATCACGGTCACCATGTACATGCCCAGCTGCCGCGCCACCACCTCCAGGTTCCCGATGGCCGCGATCTTTCCCGCGATCAGAGAGGCGATGCCGACGGGAGAGTACCTTAGCACGGAGACAGAAGTTTacgttttcatttttatatgatAAACTACTTAATCTGTAATATTTGTATGTGTCATTGTGACTCTGctcctgctgtgtttattttggcATGTTTTTCCATTAATTTCTCAATTGTTCTGAaggaaaatgattatttatttcctctattctctttatttatttgtattttcttttactttacttgTGTACACATAGTTATTTGTGTATATACTGGATGTGTGTATCttcttttacatgtttattaaactagatttatttctctgttcttCATTGTATAGGTTCGGCGTCCTTTTCTTATTtgaatttacacatttttgatcGACATGTAATCAGAGATGATAgactaatacatttttttttttaaaagggaaagaaacctgaaaatatttacatctgagtcaaaacatttgtttctacacaaagaaaactcacagctaatgattattttagtAGCACAAGTTTGttaataaacagaaaaatgtgtaaaaccagtttctgtggtttgtcagcttcttaaatctgattattttctggtttctttgctccgtaaaaCAAAAAACGTCTCTTCTCGACTTCTTCTTGTTGAACATTGAGTGTAATACCTGCGCGTTTACGTTTATACTCAGGAAAGGCGTTGTTCGCAGACTTTGGTCCACACTAAAGTGACTAGgccagtatgtatgtgtgtttttggctgAGAATGTTGCTAAAgcctcattttctttaaaaaacgtagtgacttttttaaccatttaaattTGGTAAAGTGGGGAGACAAAGTCAGAGGAGACAAAGAGGACATATAGAAGGCTCATtccaaacatttctttttattttgaaatgatcacaGCCTTatataaaccctcctaaatgttacacgcGATACCATTTAAAGAGATTAATTTGTCAAAGGAGACATTTTCTCTACACGAGGACATGACACATTCTTGACTCTCTGGTTTCCCAGCTCTGCCGAGCAGTTGTTGCTGAACACGTGATTGCTGTGGGACATGGGAATAAAAAGCGGCAAACCCCCCCCAAGATCTTCCTGGTCCCGTTTTCGAAGCAGGTCCCGTCACGATGAGGCTGGCATCCACTGACAGTTGTTTGGTGGAGGTTTTGCCGCGTATATGACCTGATGGATGTGTTCCCCGTATGATGCGTGTTTTTGTATACactgcacactgtgtgtttggCTCGCTCCACAGGCCCGTGAGTAATCTGTTTATACTGAGTGAGTGATACGAACAAGGACACGATTCCTTTGGTGTCCAGCTGCACACGTAGACGGCCCGCGAGGAGACAAGCATCCTGCTGTTTTTCGTCCAATCGCCTTGCTTTGCCCCCCTCCCCGCGCCGCCCCCTTCCTGTCCTCGAGTGTCATGACGCTCTCCGTGTGACCGGCCGCTGTGTTCTGCGAAGCCTCAAGGCGTCATGCCGCTCTCTAAAGGGGGCATGCGTCTGTCCACGTCCTGCTGTCGCCCTCCTGCCCACATCTGCTTTCTGCTCTGCTGCCGTTGGTGGATCCATTACATTCTGGAGATCCTCCACCCCGCCTCCCCTGGGAGCCTGCAACATTGTTCCAGGCCCTGGCTCCTGCTACTCCCCGGCATACCACAGACTCCAGCATGTCCCAGGGAAAccctctctgtccatctgtccatgtCCTTCACTGAAACTCTTtactccctcttcctcttccctgCTTCTCAGCCCTTTTACTGTCTTGACCCcgttcctccttctccttcccaCAGTTCTGTGTATCTCGTACACAGTCTTCACCATTAtccatcactgtcactgacCTCCTTGTGTGGTATCTCCAGAATGTCAAAGCAATGCAGCCGTTGTCCAACgaagagcagagacagagacgcgCTTTATGCCGtgttccaaacacacacagacgctgacTGCAAAATTTCAGCCTCGAAAACCCCGAGTATCTTCGAATGTCAcgttcaaacttgattttttgGTAAAAAGCGACAGCTCTGacgcagacagacaaacacacagagaagacacaaaaaacaacactgaccaCATGATCATGGAGACCATCGTCATGATGATTTCATTCAGGATGTTGAAGAAGTCACACATGACCTTCCCCCGCTCGCCCATCCTGCTCATGCAGATGCCAAACGTGATGAAGAAGCCGATCAAACCTTGAGGACGAAACAGACCGAATGTGACGACTCACGCAGCTTTACACGCACAAGGCAAACTCTTTCATTTCAATAACTTAATAACAGAGGTTTTATTGGTTTATTATGTTATGATTGATGGTATGTAGTGCCTACAGTCAGTGCaggcatgttaaaagtccaatttccGTCAGACTAAGACACTAGTTAGTTGGGCTAACAGACCTCAAATTACTCCTGTATGTATAGAACCTGTTTCTTCTTCTGCGTGCGACGATGAAGCGAAGACAAAGCAAAAAACACTTACCAAGAACGTTCATGCCCCATTTATACTCCAGTTTCTTCCTGTTCACTAGAATGGGCTCAGTCTGGTTCGGTGCAGGAACGGACACTGTTTTCGCCACCGTCTGAACCTGGAGATGAAAGACCGACAGTCAAACTCACACAGCGTCCAAAAaattgtttggtccacagaatgtcagaaaatgctgaaatatGCTGATTGGTGTTTCAcacacctggaaatgatgtcttgttttgcccacaaagaAAAATTGTTCAGTTTTAAAAATCTGAGAAAACTTGATTGAATTAATCCTTGCACCTACTACTGATGTTATTCCACagcaaaaaggcaaaaacatgATACTGTAGATCTGAAAAACTTGGCACCGGCACAATAAAGTAAAAGGTTTGTATTTGACAGAAAAACCTGAAGAGGGAACAAGACATCCtcacataaagacaacaaagaggaagaggaggaggacaggacgGGTGAAAGGTTGAAAAAGGGAAGGGACGATTCCTTCCTGCTAAAGCAATTATGTCTTTTATGACCTCAATGAATCCCCGATGAGTACAAACAATAGACGCAGTAAAagtgagatgaagacagaggagaggagaaggaaataataaataccacagagaggagagagagcacaAGTCCACAAGCTCATGTTCACCAGCTGATGCCTCTGCCGTGGTAAATAAGGATATGGTGTTACAGATGTAAAGAGATTAGCAGGAGCAGAAGGGCTGACCCTCACAGACGGGATTGAGATGTGGATTTTAGTCGAGTTTAGTTGTTGCTGTGGTTTTCAATGTCAGGACATTTTCCAATACAACTCAGATTAATGTCcctcaaacactgaaatatggttggtaatttaatttaaattcaattaatACAATGCTTGTGTAGTTTATTTAATGTGTCATGACTAAACACTGTTTTAACAACACAATCAATGCAACATATTCCATCTTCAGTCGAGTAAAACAGCAGTTTATTTACGTTGTAGAGTTAGAAATCTAAATCTCAGGAGGAAAAAAGTTCAGATGAGAAGATAAAAACCCACTCTCGCATCTACACAAAGACTTCTGCCTGGGAAAGAAATACAGAATCTACAAATCtgcaaatcaaacaaaagaCTGAACAATATGTAGCTTGATCATTTGTGAGCTTTTTTAATGGTGGGATGTGAACGTTTTGACCTCATAGGACACGGGCGGTAGCTACATATTTACTCTACAAACCATATTTACCCAAAAATATATGACATAACATCTTGAAATATTGAGATATTTACACTTCAAAAGGCCTCTCTTTCAGGATTAGACATGCGGAGAATGTAGCCTTGGCCTTTTGGTTCAAATGGAGTCAAATGAAGTAACACATGTCGAAAAGATTGCATATGAAGTCTGGAGGACAAGTCGAGTCTCCGGAGGATCGCCAGTCGTTAACAACTCACTACAGCTCCGTCATTCTGTCAGAAACACCTTGAAATGGTCATAGTTATGTCTTCAACTGTGACCTTTTCATGAAAACTTGATGGGAACTGTCTAAAGGTTTTCATGCAGCTTTGAAATCTGATCATTTGGACAACATCACTGTGGATTAGGTCACTTTAATAGAGAGAGTCAAATCAGTGGTTGCCAAACATTTTTGGACAGTGTTTAAGGAATTGCAGAAGCTAAAATGTCAGTTCTTCGTGGTATTTGATGATTACAGATGTCAGTTAAAAAGCTGGAAGTTGTTCTATGATTGGTATGTTAATGTTTGGTGCAAAGGAAGAGGCAGAGAGATAAAGCCACGGTACCTGTTGGAAGCAGGCCTGCACCAGGTTCTCAGGGAAGAGGTTCCGGATCAGGTCGAGGAAGGCATCCAGACTGCTGACCTCCTGGTTCCTTGGGGCTTGGCTCGACGTGCTGCCCCCCCTCAGTTTGGGGTTCCCTGGGTGGATTCCCAACACCAGGATGACCCCGAGGACGGCAGCAATGACAGTGGTGGACATGTAGTAGACCATGGCTCTACTGCCCATCCTGCCACTGGAGCGGGCGTCTAAACCAGCCAGTCCTGAAAGACAACAGAGGGCCGATCATCAAAAATAACTCGCTTTTCCTGACGCGGTCCTCTGGGGACACCAAGTCACATGACACCAACAACACTTGGCGTCAAAAATTTAAGGATTACTATATATATTGAACAGAATTCCCAACATTTAATTTGGCATAAAAGACACACTGAATCCAAACAATGGTTTTACCTACacgagcatgtgtgtgttctgctgtaCATTtgacacacacctgtgatgaGACTGGAGATGATGAGCGGCAGGATGAGCATCTTCAGCATCCTCATGAGGATTTCTCCGGGGAAGGAGACCATAGTGAGCGTGTTGGTGTCTGTCACCTTTGTGTAGCGGAGCAGCATCCCAAACACCGCGCCCATGACGACCCCTGAGGAGAAGCGGGGACTTTGTTAgttatttttttggaaacagaTAAAAgggacagttgtttttttttgttttagttgaaacataaaaataactaaataaataatatatttttcatgttgttATGGTGTCGATAAATTAAGTTGAAGTTGTAAATGAGggccacatttttctttttatcggAAACTATTAGTTGACAGAGCTTTGGTCTCAAACACATTAGTGGACATAAAAGCCGAATTCTATGGCCTCCCAAAACTGTTTGCTTCTTAAACCCGACATGACTAATGAGAAACGTGTAGCATAATGTAAACGGGTTTGAATCCGTGTGACAAATGATGgacaaaaataacacacttcTCCACTCTCTGgggcctttttctttttgtgtggaCAAAGAACACAGCTATGCAGAAACATACCAAAGTGTTTACAGAGGCAGagcaaagacaacaacaagCCTGAGAGGTCTCGTGGGAAAAAGATCACAGACTCTGTACATTCAGGACCGTGCCCGTTCATATTCACAAACGGCTTTAAAACCGAAAACCACAAATGTATGAACAGCTTAATCACTTAAGAATGTGTGGATTAGGGACGTCAAACTATGGGAAACCGAAAAGCTGGATGACTTAACTTTTATTGCCACTACATCTATTTTTCATTAGCTGGTAGAGAGGTTGAGGACTCAGTGAGACGCAAACCTCCAGCAAGACCATTTTTATAAACCCTTTATatctgaaatgtttacattttgatccgGAAGAACTctctggatctgtatagaactacaaatacttttaaaattcatgtatctgtactatttctagcaacttgtacttttactccacagGATCACTAGTCTGATTGGTTGTCGGTCTATCCAATTgtgtacagaggcattttgatcTACATCTGTTGGCCACGCCTCTTATCCTCAGTCTAATGGAGATGCGGGCTGGCCTTAGCCAGCTATCAGTGGGTAAACTAAATGTAgtgggaacatacttgggtgagGGCTACACGgttggtgtggtggttagcactcttgcctttgcagcaggaagaccagagttcgagccctggttggaactgcatggagttggcatgttctcccacagtccaaaaacatgcaatatggggattaggtaaattggaaactctaaatgtaccctaggtgtgagagtgaatggttgtttgtctctctatgtgGTCCGGGTTTGTACcctgcctattgccctatggcacagcaccctctgtGACCCTCCTGTGAAAGATAAattggtagaaaatggatggctGGATACTTGGGTATTCACCTACTCATCACAAAAAATTCATATTGATTTGTCAAAAAACTGTGGACAGGACGTCGCCAACAGTGGGACAAACTATTATCTTACCCATGACAGTGAGTCCCAGCAGCAGGTTGTGGGTGTCGCGGCTGCAGTGGCCGGCGTCTTTATACGCAACCTCCGTGTTGTCATCTCGCTggctctcctctttctccttgGCCTTGTTTGCGTTGGACTGGTTTGCCGTCGCCTGGTTTGTCATCCTGCCTGTGGAGACAGTGGGTGGAACAGGTTTTTGCACcgagacacagaaaacacatgcatcCACGTCCTTAAGCACGTGTCGGTCCGTGACTCTTCAACTCATATGTCAAATGTGAAGACGGGATTGTTTACAGGCCGTTTTTAAAACATTCTTCTCCTGTGGGCGACAATGACGCTGGTTGGTCTTATATGGGGATTAGGGACAACCAGGGACACCTATCACTCACCTACATGACAAAAATCTCCTTACAGTATTTGGTTTAGGTTTCCTCAGGGAAGTACAGGAACCCAAACACAGCAGGCGATGGTTAAACAGGACATGATGCAATAACTCAGGAGATGTAATCTGTGCATCGTGCTCTTTAAATGGGAATGGCATGGTGCCAGAatctaaacacaacacagtcagaAGCTACCGTCAAAGAAAGCGATAACACCGATGAGTGCAGTGAAGAATGAGTCACGAGACGTGGGCTCAGGCGGTCGGACCGTCTGTGACTGACAGGTTTGACCAGTCTAAACACAAGTTACTTAAAGCTGGAATCTGGGACCTTTATGTACACGTGACGGTCCAAATCCTCTGTCAAACAAGTTCATacgatattttttatttaagtttttattctattgaaaataaacacaaagtaaTTTCTGAATTTCACCTTGTTTGTACCCCATTTCAAGTGCACgtaccttttttttccatccaggAAAATTGCTAAAAtcttctttgtgctccctcacttgttttgtgcactgttttttgtttgtgggtgggccttaggaagctgcctgctgattggctactgataTTTGGAGCGACAGCTTAATGGACCGGAAGttgtcacaggcttggagtcgctgt
It contains:
- the slc1a9 gene encoding solute carrier family 1 member 9 isoform X2 gives rise to the protein MTNQATANQSNANKAKEKEESQRDDNTEVAYKDAGHCSRDTHNLLLGLTVMGVVMGAVFGMLLRYTKVTDTNTLTMVSFPGEILMRMLKMLILPLIISSLITGLAGLDARSSGRMGSRAMVYYMSTTVIAAVLGVILVLGIHPGNPKLRGGSTSSQAPRNQEVSSLDAFLDLIRNLFPENLVQACFQQVQTVAKTVSVPAPNQTEPILVNRKKLEYKWGMNVLGLIGFFITFGICMSRMGERGKVMCDFFNILNEIIMTMVSMIMWYSPVGIASLIAGKIAAIGNLEVVARQLGMYMVTVIVGLAIHGGLILPAIFFGITRKSPFTFYSGIFQAWITALGTASSAGTLPVTFRCLEENLKIDKRVTRFVLPIGATINMDGTALYEAVAAIFIAQMNDITLDGGQIVTVSMTATLASVGAASIPSAGLVTMLLILTAVGLPTQDISLLIAVDWLLDRMRTSINVVGDSFGAGIVDHLSKAELAEIDAAEMQILPPMEELDFIPPPPILTELDLMDPLKPPELPPRSPRPPKQNHHGHILSHSPPVAYSPSPSVCSPSPRSIRSPSPRSVCSHSPRPFRTHSPCVLHRSESGYCPLPSHENQIPTLPRCYRERERERERRRLTRESETEEDEERVFGGEVSDGEESDDTAYDRRHAIPPADLP
- the slc1a9 gene encoding solute carrier family 1 member 9 isoform X1, with protein sequence MTIKKMCRRMTNQATANQSNANKAKEKEESQRDDNTEVAYKDAGHCSRDTHNLLLGLTVMGVVMGAVFGMLLRYTKVTDTNTLTMVSFPGEILMRMLKMLILPLIISSLITGLAGLDARSSGRMGSRAMVYYMSTTVIAAVLGVILVLGIHPGNPKLRGGSTSSQAPRNQEVSSLDAFLDLIRNLFPENLVQACFQQVQTVAKTVSVPAPNQTEPILVNRKKLEYKWGMNVLGLIGFFITFGICMSRMGERGKVMCDFFNILNEIIMTMVSMIMWYSPVGIASLIAGKIAAIGNLEVVARQLGMYMVTVIVGLAIHGGLILPAIFFGITRKSPFTFYSGIFQAWITALGTASSAGTLPVTFRCLEENLKIDKRVTRFVLPIGATINMDGTALYEAVAAIFIAQMNDITLDGGQIVTVSMTATLASVGAASIPSAGLVTMLLILTAVGLPTQDISLLIAVDWLLDRMRTSINVVGDSFGAGIVDHLSKAELAEIDAAEMQILPPMEELDFIPPPPILTELDLMDPLKPPELPPRSPRPPKQNHHGHILSHSPPVAYSPSPSVCSPSPRSIRSPSPRSVCSHSPRPFRTHSPCVLHRSESGYCPLPSHENQIPTLPRCYRERERERERRRLTRESETEEDEERVFGGEVSDGEESDDTAYDRRHAIPPADLP